One genomic region from Plasmodium chabaudi chabaudi strain AS genome assembly, chromosome: 7 encodes:
- a CDS encoding P-loop containing nucleoside triphosphate hydrolase, putative, with protein sequence MAKTDKQNTEIDCTCLDLFEEATKVYRFSDCEIIKRCVKDGTLKESDSICIYGKESCGKTLLLTELLVDLSAVKELRGMNCKVAFLDCDLSFNYNNYENMISKKFEKYISNNNVDIYNKYEKDKLKKELLERSFSNVYYIPIFNPGHLLVILNSLKKLLEQKNFIKALFIDSISFWNFCKYDKINFFSNNNYVKRNTLELLDYAFTLILNLKKRYKFLFFYTKLCNEDKFVEYTINLSMNENSIESTNNLKAPQENRKENNALFNKSSTFKKEYFLIPHNFNDIIKTHIFRKKDFVTKNFLIEKPFFIFLIPNEKKQFAYIDKKSENPNLNFLMCLSSEMKNPNKTQYSKFFFRIVNSHTIVPL encoded by the coding sequence ATGGCAAAAACGGATAAGCAAAATACCGAAATAGACTGCACTTGTTTGGATTTATTTGAGGAAGCTACCAAGGTATATCGTTTTTCGGATTGcgaaataattaaaagatGTGTAAAAGATGGAACCCTAAAGGAATCGGAtagtatatgcatatatgggAAAGAAAGTTGTGGTAAAACTTTACTACTAACAGAATTATTAGTTGACCTTTCAGCTGTAAAAGAACTTAGAGGAATGAATTGTAAAGTTGCTTTTTTAGACTGTGATTTAAGTTTTaactataataattatgaaaatatgataagcaaaaagtttgaaaaatatataagcaataataatgtcgacatatataataaatatgaaaaagataaattaaaaaaggaattatTAGAACGGTCTTTTTCaaatgtttattatatccCTATATTCAATCCAGGTCATCTTTTAGTTATATTAAACagcttaaaaaaattattagagcaaaaaaactttataaaggcattatttattgattcaatatcattttggaacttttgtaaatatgataaaataaattttttttcaaataataattatgtaaaaagGAATACATTAGAGCTATTAGATTATGCTTTCACTCTTATTTTAAACCTAAAGAAAAGGTAtaagtttttatttttttacactaAATTGTGTAATGAGGATAAGTTTGTGGAATATACCATAAATTTGTCGATGAATGAAAATAGTATTGAGTCCACAAATAATCTAAAGGCTCCCCAAGAAAATcgaaaagaaaataatgcattatttaataaatcaagtacttttaaaaaggaatattttttaataccacacaattttaatgatataattaaaacacATATATTTCGCAAAAAGGATTTTGTAACtaaaaactttttaatagaaaaacctttttttatttttttaattccaaatgaaaaaaagcaatttgcatatattgataaaaaatccGAGAATCCAAACTTAAACTTCCTAATGTGTCTATCATCTGAAATGAAAAACCCAAACAAAACACAATATtcaaagtttttttttaggaTAGTTAATTCACATACTATTGTTCCCCTATGA